The Alnus glutinosa chromosome 7, dhAlnGlut1.1, whole genome shotgun sequence genome includes a region encoding these proteins:
- the LOC133873460 gene encoding probable glutamate carboxypeptidase AMP1 isoform X2 encodes MAEAYYSKASTIFTSKPPPVFTFLLLLVLCILGFYTLHYPHPAPSLSNPEAALRYRQIFLSSATNGTLASYLRALTQHPHIAGTKASLDTVNYVLSKFMDLDLETRTANYTALLSYPVYSSLSAHFSNGTVVDIPLAELAESANVVRPYHAYSPSGSAHAKVVFVNHGTDKDYRALGKLGVNVSGCVVIARRGGLPRGVMVRKAETQGASAVLLYTEGDMFKKGFERGTVMSGVGDPLSPGWAGVDGGERLHSEDSEVLKRFPRIPSMPLSAEAAEFILGSLGGAQSPPGWPTGVGVGPGPTMLNFTYQGEKRVENIHNVFAVIRGLEEPDRYVLLGNHRDAWTYGAVDPNSGTAALLDIARRYALLMHLGWRPRRTIFLCSWDAEEFGMIQRLSGVDSDFAPFVQHAGVPSVDIYYGRDFPVYHTAFDSYSWMTNYGDPLFQRHVAVAGIWGLLALHLADDSIIPFNYVSYANQLQAYKGVLSKLDGSVSLYPLTRSIQELDSAAKEAEDEAKILRQQETTGDSVVLKKRALNDRLMLAERGFLDADGLQGRQWFKHLIYGPPSDYESKLVFFPGVADAISRSSRMSRKERQAAIEHEIWRAARAIERAAKALRGDLS; translated from the exons ATGGCGGAGGCCTACTACTCGAAGGCGAGCACAATCTTCACGTCGAAACCGCCGCCGGTATTCACCTTCCTACTCCTCCTTGTACTCTGCATTCTGGGCTTCTATACCCTGCATTACCCACACCCTGCGCCCTCGCTCTCCAATCCCGAGGCAGCCCTCCGCTACCGTCAGATTTTCCTCTCCTCCGCAACCAACGGCACCCTCGCGTCCTACCTGCGCGCCCTCACTCAGCACCCTCACATCGCCGGAACCAAAGCCTCCCTCGACACCGTGAACTACGTGCTCTCCAAATTTATGGACCTGGACCTCGAGACCCGTACGGCAAACTACACGGCGCTCCTCTCTTATCCTGTGTACTCCTCGCTCTCCGCGCATTTTAGCAACGGCACGGTCGTTGACATCCCCTTGGCCGAACTCGCCGAGTCCGCCAACGTGGTGCGACCCTACCACGCTTACTCGCCATCCGGGTCGGCGCACGCTAAGGTGGTGTTCGTGAACCACGGCACGGACAAGGACTATCGTGCGCTGGGGAAGTTGGGGGTGAACGTTAGCGGGTGCGTGGTGATAGCCAGAAGGGGTGGTTTGCCGAGAGGGGTTATGGTCCGAAAGGCCGAGACGCAAGGGGCCTCGGCGGTGCTATTGTATACCGAGGGGGACATGTTTAAAAAGGGCTTCGAGAGAGGGACAGTGATGAGTGGAGTGGGGGACCCGCTGAGCCCCGGGTGGGCCGGGGTCGACGGTGGCGAGCGCTTGCACTCGGAGGACAGTGAGGTTTTGAAAAGATTCCCCAGAATTCCATCTATGCCCTTGTCGGCCGAGGCCGCAGAGTTCATCTTGGGCTCGCTTGGCGGAGCTCAGTCTCCGCCCGGGTGGCCAACTGGGGTCGGCGTCGGGCCGGGCCCAACGATGCTGAACTTCACTTACCAG GGGGAGAAAAGGGTAGAGAATATTCATAATGTTTTTGCTGTCATAAGGGGGTTGGAAGAGCCTGACCGCTATGTGCTGCTTGGCAATCATAGAGATGCATGGACGTATGGTGCTGTTGACCCTAATAGTGGAACTGCTGCCCTGCTTGACATTGCTCGGCGATATGCTCTTTTAATGCACTTGGGGTGGCGGCCTAGAAGGACAATATTTCTCTGCAGTTGGGATGCAGAAGAGTTTGGGATG ATCCAAAGACTTAGTGGAGTGGACTCTGATTTTGCTCCATTCGTGCAACATGCAGGGGTTCCTTCAGTTGATATATATTATGGCAGAG ATTTTCCTGTCTATCACACTGCTTTTGACTCCTATAGCTGGATGACAAATTATGGAGATCCGTTGTTTCAGCGGCATGTAGCTG TTGCAGGAATTTGGGGACTTCTAGCCCTACACCTGGCTGATGATTCAATTATACCATTCAATTACGTCTCTTATGCTAATCAGTTGCAG GCGTATAAAGGTGTCTTGAGCAAGTTGGATGGGAGTGTATCCCTATATCCTCTAACAAGATCAATTCAAGAACTTGACTCTGCAGCTAAAGAAGCTGAGGATGAAGCGAAG ATACTGAGACAGCAAGAAACTACAGGTGATTCTGTAGTGTTGAAAAAGCGTGCATTGAATGATCGCCTGATGCTTGCTGAAAGAGGGTTCTTGGATGCTGATGGGCTTCAAGGAAGGCAGTGGTTTAAGCATCTT ATTTATGGGCCTCCCAGTGACTATGAAAGCAAGCTGGTTTTCTTCCCTGGAGTAGCAGATGCAATTTCTCGATCCTCAAGAATGAGTAGAAAAGAAAGGCAAGCGGCAATTGAGCATGAGATCTGGAGGGCTGCCAGAGCAATTGAAAGAGCTGCTAAAGCCCTTAGAGGGGACCTCTCCTGA
- the LOC133873460 gene encoding probable glutamate carboxypeptidase AMP1 isoform X1 yields MAEAYYSKASTIFTSKPPPVFTFLLLLVLCILGFYTLHYPHPAPSLSNPEAALRYRQIFLSSATNGTLASYLRALTQHPHIAGTKASLDTVNYVLSKFMDLDLETRTANYTALLSYPVYSSLSAHFSNGTVVDIPLAELAESANVVRPYHAYSPSGSAHAKVVFVNHGTDKDYRALGKLGVNVSGCVVIARRGGLPRGVMVRKAETQGASAVLLYTEGDMFKKGFERGTVMSGVGDPLSPGWAGVDGGERLHSEDSEVLKRFPRIPSMPLSAEAAEFILGSLGGAQSPPGWPTGVGVGPGPTMLNFTYQGEKRVENIHNVFAVIRGLEEPDRYVLLGNHRDAWTYGAVDPNSGTAALLDIARRYALLMHLGWRPRRTIFLCSWDAEEFGMIGSTEWVEQNLVNLGSKAVAYLNVDCAVQGPGFFVGATPQLDNLLLEVTKKVKDPDSEGATVYEKWAASNAGTSIQRLSGVDSDFAPFVQHAGVPSVDIYYGRDFPVYHTAFDSYSWMTNYGDPLFQRHVAVAGIWGLLALHLADDSIIPFNYVSYANQLQAYKGVLSKLDGSVSLYPLTRSIQELDSAAKEAEDEAKILRQQETTGDSVVLKKRALNDRLMLAERGFLDADGLQGRQWFKHLIYGPPSDYESKLVFFPGVADAISRSSRMSRKERQAAIEHEIWRAARAIERAAKALRGDLS; encoded by the exons ATGGCGGAGGCCTACTACTCGAAGGCGAGCACAATCTTCACGTCGAAACCGCCGCCGGTATTCACCTTCCTACTCCTCCTTGTACTCTGCATTCTGGGCTTCTATACCCTGCATTACCCACACCCTGCGCCCTCGCTCTCCAATCCCGAGGCAGCCCTCCGCTACCGTCAGATTTTCCTCTCCTCCGCAACCAACGGCACCCTCGCGTCCTACCTGCGCGCCCTCACTCAGCACCCTCACATCGCCGGAACCAAAGCCTCCCTCGACACCGTGAACTACGTGCTCTCCAAATTTATGGACCTGGACCTCGAGACCCGTACGGCAAACTACACGGCGCTCCTCTCTTATCCTGTGTACTCCTCGCTCTCCGCGCATTTTAGCAACGGCACGGTCGTTGACATCCCCTTGGCCGAACTCGCCGAGTCCGCCAACGTGGTGCGACCCTACCACGCTTACTCGCCATCCGGGTCGGCGCACGCTAAGGTGGTGTTCGTGAACCACGGCACGGACAAGGACTATCGTGCGCTGGGGAAGTTGGGGGTGAACGTTAGCGGGTGCGTGGTGATAGCCAGAAGGGGTGGTTTGCCGAGAGGGGTTATGGTCCGAAAGGCCGAGACGCAAGGGGCCTCGGCGGTGCTATTGTATACCGAGGGGGACATGTTTAAAAAGGGCTTCGAGAGAGGGACAGTGATGAGTGGAGTGGGGGACCCGCTGAGCCCCGGGTGGGCCGGGGTCGACGGTGGCGAGCGCTTGCACTCGGAGGACAGTGAGGTTTTGAAAAGATTCCCCAGAATTCCATCTATGCCCTTGTCGGCCGAGGCCGCAGAGTTCATCTTGGGCTCGCTTGGCGGAGCTCAGTCTCCGCCCGGGTGGCCAACTGGGGTCGGCGTCGGGCCGGGCCCAACGATGCTGAACTTCACTTACCAG GGGGAGAAAAGGGTAGAGAATATTCATAATGTTTTTGCTGTCATAAGGGGGTTGGAAGAGCCTGACCGCTATGTGCTGCTTGGCAATCATAGAGATGCATGGACGTATGGTGCTGTTGACCCTAATAGTGGAACTGCTGCCCTGCTTGACATTGCTCGGCGATATGCTCTTTTAATGCACTTGGGGTGGCGGCCTAGAAGGACAATATTTCTCTGCAGTTGGGATGCAGAAGAGTTTGGGATG ATAGGGTCCACTGAGTGGGTTGAACAAAACCTCGTGAATCTAGGCTCAAAAGCCGTAGCCTACCTTAATGTAGATTGTGCGGTTCAAGGTCCAGGTTTCTTTGTTGGTGCAACTCCTCAACTGGACAATCTCCTTCTTGAGGTCACAAAGAAG GTAAAGGATCCTGATTCAGAGGGTGCAACAGTGTATGAGAAGTGGGCTGCCTCAAATGCAGGCACTAGC ATCCAAAGACTTAGTGGAGTGGACTCTGATTTTGCTCCATTCGTGCAACATGCAGGGGTTCCTTCAGTTGATATATATTATGGCAGAG ATTTTCCTGTCTATCACACTGCTTTTGACTCCTATAGCTGGATGACAAATTATGGAGATCCGTTGTTTCAGCGGCATGTAGCTG TTGCAGGAATTTGGGGACTTCTAGCCCTACACCTGGCTGATGATTCAATTATACCATTCAATTACGTCTCTTATGCTAATCAGTTGCAG GCGTATAAAGGTGTCTTGAGCAAGTTGGATGGGAGTGTATCCCTATATCCTCTAACAAGATCAATTCAAGAACTTGACTCTGCAGCTAAAGAAGCTGAGGATGAAGCGAAG ATACTGAGACAGCAAGAAACTACAGGTGATTCTGTAGTGTTGAAAAAGCGTGCATTGAATGATCGCCTGATGCTTGCTGAAAGAGGGTTCTTGGATGCTGATGGGCTTCAAGGAAGGCAGTGGTTTAAGCATCTT ATTTATGGGCCTCCCAGTGACTATGAAAGCAAGCTGGTTTTCTTCCCTGGAGTAGCAGATGCAATTTCTCGATCCTCAAGAATGAGTAGAAAAGAAAGGCAAGCGGCAATTGAGCATGAGATCTGGAGGGCTGCCAGAGCAATTGAAAGAGCTGCTAAAGCCCTTAGAGGGGACCTCTCCTGA
- the LOC133873992 gene encoding uncharacterized protein LOC133873992, with amino-acid sequence MEEEIRSLRKSLGTFCNHLESSCYALKQSLERRPIPLDSVSSSFIKCLNRRVSSASSDLNVLDSMTFGTVSFEELLGHCNEVYKKNQSDLALLQDHLQSFGYHIPDVEIDEEEEEVHGSSTPNGLESKYGLDPPSSYCGPDSMTGSIMKSLEEDALLDESLSLKRLGLSDACLATLASEDYGQTDNIGVHRNHLLFGEVEEIFKSVEAPKPLIKVSNDDYENLPSYMKGLAPWEDLLDAVEKINSSLNKKEKTKGSNYFHQDEISSLGLGPKARSYLLLLVRMNRLVVETIDGLLSYRVL; translated from the exons ATGGAAGAGGAGATCAGGAGCTTGAGGAAATCGTTAGGGACATTCTGCAACCACTTGGAGTCGAGTTGCTACGCTCTCAAGCAATCCCTCGAACGCCGTCCCATTCCTCTCG ATTCGGTGTCGTCGAGTTTCATAAAATGCCTGAACCGGCGTGTATCGAGCGCCAGCAGCGATCTCAACGTACTCGATTCGATGACGTTCGGGACCGTCTCTTTCGAGGAGCTTTTAGGTCACTGCAACGAGGTTTACAAGAAGAACCAGAGCGATCTTGCCCTGCTCCAAGACCACCTCCAGAGCTTTGGATACCACATTCCCG ACGTTGagattgatgaagaagaagaagaggttcACGGTTCATCAACACCGAATGGTTTGGAATCGAAGTATGGATTGGATCCGCCATCTTCTTATTGTGGACCTGACTCTATGACCGGTTCTATTATGAAGAGTTTGGAAGAAGATGCTTT ATTAGATGAGTCTCTCAGTTTGAAAAGGCTTGGGCTTTCAGACGCTTGCCTTGCCACTTTGGCATCTGAAG ATTATGGTCAGACTGATAACATAGGTGTACACAGAAACCACTTACTTTTTG GGGAAGTAGAGGAAATATTTAAGTCAGTTGAAGCTCCCAAGCCTTTGATAAAGGTATCAAATGATGATTATGAGAATCTTCCTTCCTACATGAAAGGCCTAGCGCCGTGGGAG GATCTGCTCGATGCTGTTGAGAAGATCAATTCAAGCCtgaacaagaaagagaaaacaaagggAAGTAACTACTTCCACCAAGATGAAATTTCGTCATTGGGGCTGG GTCCTAAAGCAAGATCTTATTTGCTGCTACTTGTACGCATGAATCGGTTGGTTGTTGAGACCATTGATGGGTTGTTATCCTACCGAGTTTTGTAG